In Festucalex cinctus isolate MCC-2025b chromosome 1, RoL_Fcin_1.0, whole genome shotgun sequence, the sequence actccagaaagtgatgcataCCATTGGGGATCATCAcgagcaaaaagtgatgacacaaggtccgtttcttctcatgatgatgatgatgatgattttgattatgacgatgacgacgacgacgacgacgacgacgatgatgatgatgattatgattatgatctGGATGGTAATGGTGAACACCCTGATGGTGAGAGGTCATGTCACACTGACAACAAATCCTgggaatgttctcactgtgggaaaacaatgAGTTCAAAAGGAGGTTTGAAcattcacttgagaagacacactggagaaaacacTTTTGTTTGTACACACTGTGGCAAAAGGTTTTCTCAGCggtcagatttaaaaacacacacaagaaggcacactggggaaaaacccttTGCTTGCACATACTGTGGAAAAAGGTTTTCTCAGCAGTCAattttaacaagacatacaagaacgcacactggggaaaaaccttttgcttgtACAAACTGTGCCAAAAGGTTCGCgcggaagtcacatttaacagcacatgcaagaacacacactggggaaaaacccttttcttgctcagtttgtggtcaatgCTTCTCTCACAACTCAGATTTaataacacatacaagaagacacactggcgagaaacctttttcttgctcatgcTGTGGAAAAAGTTTCCTTCACAAAGGATATTTAAAAAGACACATAAGAAGCCACACAGGAGAGAAACcgtattcctgctcagattgtggaagaagtttctcttacatgtcaaatttaagaaaacacacaagaacacatgagCTGCTTTGACACCAGCAagaccaggaactttgagttttggggaaagggagttcttggttgtaaaagttcagctgggaagttagaattgtgtttccacgaCGTCTttgagttctcggtaattaattcaaatgagtttgattgagcccagctgatgtaaaaacaacgcccccaaatttgaccaatcagccgtggacattgcagcccgccccctcaaagttcctgcctggctcagcaagaccctgctgccgagatagcACTTGGATGccacctggggaatttaattaggGAAATGAGGGAAATGAGGGAGGGGAGGGAAATGAAATAGAGGTGGTTCATACATATAAGTA encodes:
- the LOC144006285 gene encoding uncharacterized protein LOC144006285 — translated: MKPPNVKKEEEHPHIEEEEKPVRVKEEEVEDDVTKSPMTFVPLKSEDEDEDGEAELPSSSSTRQHMTTEDIGEKYLRPDEQELKSHVKEEEEEHPYFKEEKNPLCVKKEEVEDDVTKSPMTFAPLKSEDEVKGESEEGRRAEPPNSISTPQNMTPESDAYHWGSSRAKSDDTRSVSSHDDDDDDFDYDDDDDDDDDDDDDDDYDYDLDGNGEHPDGERSCHTDNKSWECSHCGKTMSSKGGLNIHLRRHTGENTFVCTHCGKRFSQRSDLKTHTRRHTGEKPFACTYCGKRFSQQSILTRHTRTHTGEKPFACTNCAKRFARKSHLTAHARTHTGEKPFSCSVCGQCFSHNSDLITHTRRHTGEKPFSCSCCGKSFLHKGYLKRHIRSHTGEKPYSCSDCGRSFSYMSNLRKHTRTHELL